The proteins below are encoded in one region of Chrysemys picta bellii isolate R12L10 chromosome 4, ASM1138683v2, whole genome shotgun sequence:
- the LOC101936572 gene encoding prolactin-releasing peptide receptor-like, which produces MAQGQLPNNSLKNSSIPVFTGLDLLFDLKPLFIPLYATLVAVACTGNLLLILLIVVTKKLHSTTNFLIGNLAAADLIMCIFCVPLTASYAFEIRGWLFGVFMCYFVTLMQTATVFVSVLSLTAIAVDRYIVVAYPIRKRLSRKSCVYIVAFIWLLSIVISVPTSMHTHYLDLNKIGHDMFICEEFWKHQEKERLLYSCSMLLLSYMLPLSAVSISYCAISYRLRKRNVPGASYHNQEKWTNKKRKTFRVLIISVMCFAVCWLPLQVVNLIRDVDEEFTILDKRYVNVIQVSCHLIAMSSACYNPFIYASLHDKFRFHVSNYFCHHKKRSSIMSRKASRLNTCSTLADIPMGITDKLTLQGRFSFN; this is translated from the coding sequence ATGGCACAGGGCCAACTACCAAACAACTCTTTGAAGAACAGTTCGATCCCTGTGTTCACTGGCCTTGACCTCCTCTTTGACCTGAAGCCCCTCTTCATTCCCCTCTATGCCACTCTGGTGGCTGTGGCTTGCACCGGCAACTTGCTCCTCATTCTCCTTATAGTTGTCACCAAAAAACTGCACAGCACCACTAACTTCCTTATTGGAAACCTGGCTGCAGCTGACCTGATCATGTGCATTTTCTGCGTCCCACTGACTGCATCCTATGCCTTTGAGATCCGGGGCTGGCTCTTTGGGGTGTTCATGTGTTACTTTGTCACCTTGATGCAGACTGCCACTGTATTTGTGTCTGTGCTGTCCCTCACAGCTATTGCAGTGGACAGATATATCGTTGTTGCTTACCCCATTCGCAAAAGGCTAAGCCGCAAGTCCTGTGTCTACATAGTGGCCTTCATTTGGTTACTCTCCATTGTGATTTCTGTGCCTACATCCATGCACACCCATTATCTGGATCTCAACAAGATTGGCCATGACATGTTCATCTGTGAAGAATTCTGGAAGCACCAAGAGAAAGAAAGGTTGCTGTACTCATGCTCAATGCTCCTTTTGTCCTACATGCTCCCACTTTCTGCAGTGTCTATCTCCTACTGTGCCATTTCTTATCGCCTCAGGAAGAGGAATGTCCCAGGGGCTTCCTACCACAACCAAGAGAAATGGACCAATAAAAAGCGAAAGACCTTCCGGGTTCTCATTATTTCAGTCATGTGCTTTGCTGTCTGCTGGCTACCTCTGCAGGTGGTGAACCTCATCAGAGATGTAGACGAGGAGTTCACCATCTTGGACAAGAGGTACGTGAATGTCATTCAAGTGTCATGTCACTTGATTGCCATGAGCTCTGCCTGTTATAACCCTTTCATCTATGCCTCGCTCCACGACAAATTCAGATTCCATGTTAGTAACTATTTTTGCCATCACAAGAAGAGGTCCAGCATCATGTCCCGCAAGGCCTCGCGACTCAATACCTGCTCCACGCTGGCAGACATTCCCATGGGCATCACTGATAAATTAACCCTGCAAGGCAGGTTTTCTTTTAACTAA